Genomic segment of Rhodocaloribacter litoris:
GGCCCGAGATGTTGCCGGCGTTGCCGTGGAAGAGAAGCAGGGTGGCCCGCGGGTGCTCGGCCGGGATCCACCAGCCGTGGAGTCGTTCGCCGTCCTCGGTTTCGAGCGTCACGTCTTCGTAGGCAAGCCCGTGCGCCGCCGGCGTCGGCCCGAGGTCCGGAGAGGGCAGGAAAAGGAGGCGGTGCTGGAACGTGAAGACGACGAGCACCAGGAGCGCGTAGCCGCCGAGCAGGGTCAGGAGCATGAGGAAGCGGGGTCGCACGAGAGAGCATCACCGCGCATCCGGCCGGGCGCGGGGTCTTTATGCTGAAAAGCCGGTGTCCGACGGCGTAAGGTAACAGCAGCGGGACTCAGTCGCCGTCGGATGCGTCCGGGGGCACGGGGCGGGAAGCCGGCTCCCCGTTCCGGTTGAAGAGCGGGAACTCGCGTAGTCCCTTGGCTTCGTCCAGGAAAAGCTGGCGGTGCGGGAAGGGGATCTCGATGTCGGCTGCCCGGAGGGCCTCGCGCACCTTCTCCACGTATTCATACTTGATCTGCATTTCCTGGAGGGGATTTTTCAGGTAGAGCCGGAGCGACATGTCGACGCTGGAATCGCCGAGGCCCGTGACGACGCATTCCGGCGGGTAGTTCGGGTGGAGCCGGTCGTCCCCCTCGGTCAGCCGGAGGACCACCTTGCGGGCCTCCTCCGGATACTCCTTGTAGGCGATGCCGAAGGGAATCTCGACGCGCAGGATGCCCAGCATCGTGTGGTTGATCAGCTTCTGGTTGATCATCTGGATGTTGGGCATGACCAGGATCTCGTTGTTGAGCGTGCGCACACGCGTCGAGCGCAGGGTGATCTCCTCGACCGTGCCATAGATGCCTTCGATGACAATGCGATCGCCGACGCGGAAGGGGCGGTCCAGCAGGATCGTCACGCCCGAGATGAAATTTTCCAGGGTGTCCTTGGCGGCGAAGCCGACGGCGATGCCGACGATGCTGAAGCCGGCCAGCAGCGCGGTGATGTTGATGTCGAAGTTGGCCAGCACCATCAGCGTGATGAACGAGAGGGCGACGACGCGGTAGGACTTGAGGAGCAGGCTCTGCAGGCCGGGTTCCACCTTCCGGCTGCGCTCGAGCATCCGGTGCAGGATCGAGCCGAAGATGCGGTAGAGGATGTAGAAAAAGATGAAGACGAAGAGGGCGCTGAGCAGCTTCGGGATGAAGGCTACCGCCAGCCCGCCCAGGCCGTCGTAGAGGCGGTTGAGCACCAGTTCCCATTTGCCCTCGATCAGCAGCCGGCCGGTCTCCCCGACCTCCCGGCTGAGGGTACTGATCGCGCCGACGGTGTCGACGGCCGACGTGTCGGCGGCCAGCGTGTCGGGCGCGACCTGACCGGTGTCCGGTGCCGCCTGCTGCGGCAGGACGACCGTGGAGTGGAACGAAAAGGAGGGTTTCATCGGGCCCTGCTATGCGGCGACTTCGTCGAGGACAGGGGTTTTATTCACGGAGCGGCCGTAGAGTTCGGTCAGAAGCCGGAGGCGGTCTGCGATGGGGCGGGTGAGCTGCTCCGGCGTGAAGCGCCAGGTCCAGTTGCCCTGTTCCTGGCCCGGCGTGTTCATGCGGGCCTCGGAGCCGAGGCCGAGCACGTCCTGCAGCGGGACGATGGCGAAGCCGGCCACCGAGGCGAAGAGGGCGCGGATGAAGGCCCAGTGGATCTCGCGCTCGCGGCGGGCGTCGAGGTCGAGGTAAAGGCGGCAGTAGCGGTGGGCCCGCTCGACGGCGGCGGCGTCCTGGGTGCTTTTCGTTTCGTGCCACCACCCGACGACCGTGTCGTTGTCGTGGGTGCCGGTGTAGGCGACGAGGTGGTGCCGGTAGTTGTGCGGGAGGAAGTCGGCATCGGCATCGCCGTCGAAGCCAAACTGGAGGATGGCCATGCCGGGAAACCCGAAGCGGTCCATCAGGGCCGTGACCTCGTCGGTGATGACGCCCAGGTTTTCGGCCACGACGGGCAGCTCGCCCAGTTCGTGCCGGAGCGTTTCGAACAGGTCGGCCCCCGGCCCTTTCACCCATCGCCCGTTGACGGCGGTTTCCTCGGAGGCCGGAACCTCCCAGTAGGCTTCGAAGCCCCGGAAGTGGTCGAGCCGGACGAGGTCGACTTCCGAGAGGATCTTATGCATGCGCCGGGTCCACCAGGCATAGCCGTTTTCGGCCATGACGTCCCACCGGTAAAGGGGGTTGCCCCAGCGTTGCCCGGTTTTGCTGAAGTAGTCCGGCGGAACCCCGGCCACGACGGTGGGGTTGCCGTGGGCGTCGAGGGCGAACAGGTGGGGGTTGGCCCACACGTCGGCGCTGTCGTGGGCGACGTAGATGGGCAGGTCGCCCATGATGCGGATGCCGCGTTCGTTGCAGTAGGCTTTGAGGGCCTGCCATTGTTCGTGGGCGAGGAACTGCCAGAACCGGTGCATGCGGATCTCGGTGGCGTAGGCCTGCCGGGCCCGGGCCAGGGCCTCGGGCCGGCGATGGGCCAGCGCGGGATCCCAGGCCGTCCACACCTGTTCTCCGTGGACCTCCTTCAGGGTCATGAACAGGGCGAAGTCGTCGAGCCAGGCGGCGTGCCGGGCACAGAAGGCCTCGAAGTGGGCGGGGTCGAGGAGGCCGGCCCCGGCCTCGAAGCGGCCGAAGGCCCGGCGCAGCAGGGCCGTCTTGACCGGGATGACGCGGTCGAAGTCCACCCGGCCGGCAGGAAAGGCGGGCAGGCCGGTGAGGTCGTCCGTGTTCAACAGGCCCTGTTCGCGTAGCCGTTCCGGGCTGATGAGCAGCGGGTTGAGGGCAAACGTGGACAGGCCCGCGTAGGGCGAGAAACCATAGCCCACCGGGACGAGCGGCAACACCTGCCAGATCCGCTGGCCGGTCTGTACGAGAAAGTCCGCGAACTGATAGGCGGCGGGGCCGAAGTCGCCGATGCCGTAGGGGCCCGGCAGGGAAGTGATGTGAAGCAGCAGACCGCTGGAACGTGTCAGTTGCATGTAAGAAACGATCAATAGGCCGTAACGGCCCGTGGAAAATTAGCCGTGGAGGTGCAAGGATAAGGAAATTTAGCCCGACCCGGGCTGTGATGAGAGGTTTCCTCCGGGGATCGTCCCGTTTTTCGGCGCTATTCGCCAAGATTTAAACGTGATAACGGGGTCGGTTACCTGCCCGCGGTTGCGTAACCCGCTGCCGTCCGGGGCGTAACAACAGGCCCGCAAGCCCACCGACCGTCTTACGACTGCCCTATGCAAGACCTGCTCGCGATCCTGACGCCGGCCGACTGTGCGTATCTGATCGGCCTTATCGACAGCAACGTGAACCTGACCGACGCGGGCAGGCTGCGTCGCCTGCTGGCCGAGGTGGAGGCGCACGACACGCCGGCGACGCGTGCCGCCCTGAACCGGCAGCTCGAGCGGGAGATCCGCTACCTCGGAAGTTCCGAACTGCTCTACTGGGCCCGTTATGCGACGGGCCGGGAGCCGGGTGCTCCGTTCCAGCACGTCGTGCGGGACGTGGCGAAGGCACTCAAGGTGGACCCGCCGCGTCCCGGTACGGCCCGCGAACAGGTCGAGGCGGTCGTATCGCAGTATGTCACGCAGCAGTTTGCCGGCCTCTCCCCCGGGGAGCAACAACGCCTGCTCGAAGAACTGGGCGTCGAGCGGGAGAAGGCGGCCGCGTTCCTCAAACGCTCGGCGGGGGTCTTTGCCCTGCCGCTGCTCATTCAGGCCTTCAACACGATCGTCGTCGAAGGGCTTATCAAGCGGATCATCTTTGGCACCATCGCCCGGATCATCGGGGCCCGGCTCGCCCGGCAACTCTTCCAGCTCATCGCCGGGCGCTTCCCGTGGTGGGTAGGCTGGATCGGTCCTGCCGCCTGGACGATCTCCATCGGCTGGACGGCGCTCGACCTGCAGGGGCCGGCCCTGCGCCAGACCGTCCCCATCGTGCTTTACCTGGGGCTCTGCTCACTCCGCGAGCGGATGGCCTCGACGCCGGCCTCCGCCCCCGGCGGTTCCGCCCCGGCGTAGTGTGCCTGGAACCGGGCGTAGAGGGTCTCCAGCAGCGCTTCGGCCTCACCGGCCGGCAGGTCGTGGATCACGGGGGCGGCGAAGCCAGCGACCCCGGCCGTGTCCACATAGACGGAGCACAGCCCCAGCCGTCGCTGGAACAGCGAGGCCGTCAGATAAAAGACTTGAAACTTCTCGACGGGCAGGACCCAGACGTGGTGCCGGAGGACGCCGCGCCGGACGAAGAGCCGTTCGCCCGTGAAGACGTACCCGTGGCGCCGGAAGGCCAGCCAGGCATAGAGACCGACGAGCGGCAGGGCCGTCAGGCTCCACCAGGCCGGCGTCCAGAAGAGGGCCGTGCCGGCTGAGAGCAGCAGCAGCGCCAGGGTCCAGCGCACGAAGACGCGGCGGGCATGCAGCGGCGAGACGGAACGAAACGTCTCGGGCAGGTGAAAGGGCAGCATGGGCCGGGCCACCGCCTCGATCTCGTCGAGACGTGCGAAGGGAGCGGCCACCTGATAGCCCTGCTCCCGCGGGTCGAATCCCATCGTTTGCAGCTTCAACTCCCACCATCCGAAGCGCTGCATCAGCGGGTTGGTACGCAGGATGAGGGCCTGAACCTTGCGAAAAGGGATGGTGTTCTCCGAGACGGTCAGCAGGCCGTGCCGCTTGTGCAGTTTGCCCGGCTCGTACCAGAGCCGGAAGCCGTAGTACTTGCCCAGGTTGACGGCGATGCCGGTGAGCCAGGACAGGAGCGCAGCCAGGAGGGCAAACAGGAAGGCCGTCAGCCAGGGCGCGTCGGCGGCGCGGGTTATCAGCGGCCGGAGCGCCCCCCGCGAGAGCCAGAGCGCAATGGCCTCCGGATCCGGGTCGAAGTACTGGAGCAGGGAGAAAGCGACGGCGATGTAGAGCAGGGAAAACCGGAAGGCGCCCGAGAGCAACACCCGGCGCAGCGACAGGCTAAGCCCTGTCGTCTCCGGCGTGGCCTCGCCCGTCTCCGGCGTCGTGGCCGGTGGACCGGCGGCCGCCTCCGGTGCGTCCGTGCGGTGTTGCTGGTAGACCCGGACGATCCGCCGGATGGCGTGGGCCTCGGGCACCGACACGTATTCGAGGACGCCCTCGGTGGCTGCGCTGCCGGCCGTCTGTACCTTCACCTTGGCCAGGCCCAGCAACCGGGCCAGCAGCCGCTGCTCGATCTCGATGCTCTGGATGCGCTCGATCGGGATGTTGCGGTGCTTGCGTGTGAGCACCCCGCTCTCGATGATCAACTCGCGGGGGGTGATGCGATACCGAAAACGGTGGTAGTAGAGGACGATCCAGGGCAGGGCGATCACGCCGTAGATGATGGCAATGACCAGGTTGATCCAGGCATCCCGGTCCGGGTGGCGAAGGAACGGCAGCAACAGGAAGAAAAGGGCCGGCAGGCTCACGACCAGACGCTGCACGAGCGTGAGCGGGTGCAGCCGCCGGGCTTCCCGGTAGGAGGCCGGATCCACGGGCGAAGACCCCTGCCCGTCACTCCGGGACAACACGGGGACCGGCGGCACGTCAGACGACATCTTCCTCCAGGATATAGCGTTTCATGGCGTCGCGCAGCTTTTCGGCTTCCTCGTACCGCAGCCCGGGCAGCACGATTTCACTGCTGCGGGCGCCCGCCGTGTGCACGACGAGCCTTCCGAGGCCGAATTCACGCTCGATGACGTCCTGAGAGACGTCCAGGTGCTGGATGCGGCGCAGGGGCACGATGGTGCGGACCCGGTTGAAGAGGCCACGCTCGAGGTAGAGCTCCTCCGGGCGGAGCGCGTAGCGCCAGAAACGGTAGCGCAGCGGGGGCACGATCAGGCACAACGCCAGCCCGGCCGCAAGCACCAGGGCGGTCGTGAGGCCGAAGGGCAGGGGAAGGTCTCCGTCGAACAGGTTGAGCACCTCATAGGCCAGCGTGCCGAGTGTGGCAACCCCGGCCACCATTCCCAGCTTGAGGCGCCAGACGTTCAAAACGGCTCGGTCGAGAGGGTGCATCGCGTGGTGTTCATGAACCTCCAGTCAGTTCGGCCAGCAGCTGGCGGGCCTTTTCCCGGTTCCGGCGGTCCTGGCTGGTAAACGGCGGCAGGGCGAGGACCCGCCGCAGATGCGGAATCGCCAGCGATGCCCGGTCCATGGCAAGATAGGTCATGGCCAGTTCGTAATGGGCGATCACCAGCGTGGAGTCGAGGGCGAGGGCCCGCTGCAGCATGGCGACG
This window contains:
- the malQ gene encoding 4-alpha-glucanotransferase, whose product is MQLTRSSGLLLHITSLPGPYGIGDFGPAAYQFADFLVQTGQRIWQVLPLVPVGYGFSPYAGLSTFALNPLLISPERLREQGLLNTDDLTGLPAFPAGRVDFDRVIPVKTALLRRAFGRFEAGAGLLDPAHFEAFCARHAAWLDDFALFMTLKEVHGEQVWTAWDPALAHRRPEALARARQAYATEIRMHRFWQFLAHEQWQALKAYCNERGIRIMGDLPIYVAHDSADVWANPHLFALDAHGNPTVVAGVPPDYFSKTGQRWGNPLYRWDVMAENGYAWWTRRMHKILSEVDLVRLDHFRGFEAYWEVPASEETAVNGRWVKGPGADLFETLRHELGELPVVAENLGVITDEVTALMDRFGFPGMAILQFGFDGDADADFLPHNYRHHLVAYTGTHDNDTVVGWWHETKSTQDAAAVERAHRYCRLYLDLDARREREIHWAFIRALFASVAGFAIVPLQDVLGLGSEARMNTPGQEQGNWTWRFTPEQLTRPIADRLRLLTELYGRSVNKTPVLDEVAA
- a CDS encoding PH domain-containing protein; its protein translation is MHPLDRAVLNVWRLKLGMVAGVATLGTLAYEVLNLFDGDLPLPFGLTTALVLAAGLALCLIVPPLRYRFWRYALRPEELYLERGLFNRVRTIVPLRRIQHLDVSQDVIEREFGLGRLVVHTAGARSSEIVLPGLRYEEAEKLRDAMKRYILEEDVV
- a CDS encoding mechanosensitive ion channel family protein, producing MKPSFSFHSTVVLPQQAAPDTGQVAPDTLAADTSAVDTVGAISTLSREVGETGRLLIEGKWELVLNRLYDGLGGLAVAFIPKLLSALFVFIFFYILYRIFGSILHRMLERSRKVEPGLQSLLLKSYRVVALSFITLMVLANFDINITALLAGFSIVGIAVGFAAKDTLENFISGVTILLDRPFRVGDRIVIEGIYGTVEEITLRSTRVRTLNNEILVMPNIQMINQKLINHTMLGILRVEIPFGIAYKEYPEEARKVVLRLTEGDDRLHPNYPPECVVTGLGDSSVDMSLRLYLKNPLQEMQIKYEYVEKVREALRAADIEIPFPHRQLFLDEAKGLREFPLFNRNGEPASRPVPPDASDGD
- a CDS encoding PH domain-containing protein, with protein sequence MSSDVPPVPVLSRSDGQGSSPVDPASYREARRLHPLTLVQRLVVSLPALFFLLLPFLRHPDRDAWINLVIAIIYGVIALPWIVLYYHRFRYRITPRELIIESGVLTRKHRNIPIERIQSIEIEQRLLARLLGLAKVKVQTAGSAATEGVLEYVSVPEAHAIRRIVRVYQQHRTDAPEAAAGPPATTPETGEATPETTGLSLSLRRVLLSGAFRFSLLYIAVAFSLLQYFDPDPEAIALWLSRGALRPLITRAADAPWLTAFLFALLAALLSWLTGIAVNLGKYYGFRLWYEPGKLHKRHGLLTVSENTIPFRKVQALILRTNPLMQRFGWWELKLQTMGFDPREQGYQVAAPFARLDEIEAVARPMLPFHLPETFRSVSPLHARRVFVRWTLALLLLSAGTALFWTPAWWSLTALPLVGLYAWLAFRRHGYVFTGERLFVRRGVLRHHVWVLPVEKFQVFYLTASLFQRRLGLCSVYVDTAGVAGFAAPVIHDLPAGEAEALLETLYARFQAHYAGAEPPGAEAGVEAIRSRSEQSPR